One window of Alteromonas sp. LMIT006 genomic DNA carries:
- a CDS encoding 8-amino-7-oxononanoate synthase — protein MSDSFAKRFRAALAKKAQEDLLRTRRIVEDDYAGVLNVDGKAYLNFAANDYLGLRFDERVLQPFVEGLSKYGAGSGASPLVTGHSIEHARLEAWLAEKLGREAVLLFSSGFAANHALCQALLQKNDVVVSDKLMHASFIEGAMVSEAHLKRFAHNDIAHARTLLDGIDSSHAVLLASEGVFSMDGDTAPVADLVSLAHESNAMLMLDDAHALGVLGDRGLGSVDAFNLTQDDCPVLMGTFGKAVGTSGAFIAGSHELIDYLVNHAKHYIYSTAMSAANARATLASLELIVAGEQRTRLFANIARFRDGVARHGLPVLASNTAIQPFIIGSADGVLQASDYLRSLGVWVGAIRSPTVPKGSDRLRITLSAVHCDKDIDALIDALCLLREQEWG, from the coding sequence ATGTCTGATTCGTTTGCAAAGCGTTTCCGCGCAGCGCTCGCCAAAAAAGCACAAGAAGACTTACTGCGTACTCGTCGTATTGTCGAGGATGATTACGCTGGTGTGCTCAATGTCGATGGCAAGGCGTATTTGAATTTTGCCGCAAACGATTATTTGGGACTGCGTTTTGATGAGCGTGTATTGCAACCGTTTGTCGAAGGTCTGTCAAAATATGGCGCAGGCTCTGGCGCATCGCCACTGGTCACCGGTCATAGTATTGAGCATGCGCGCTTGGAAGCTTGGTTAGCTGAAAAGCTTGGCCGCGAAGCGGTGTTGTTGTTCTCTTCTGGCTTTGCAGCCAATCACGCCTTGTGCCAAGCGCTGTTACAAAAAAACGATGTGGTGGTAAGCGATAAACTGATGCATGCTTCGTTTATTGAGGGCGCCATGGTCAGTGAGGCGCACTTAAAACGCTTCGCCCACAACGATATCGCACATGCGAGGACGTTACTAGACGGGATTGATTCAAGTCATGCGGTGTTGCTTGCGTCAGAAGGCGTCTTCAGCATGGATGGTGATACTGCTCCAGTGGCTGATTTAGTTTCGCTCGCACATGAGAGTAACGCCATGTTGATGCTTGATGATGCGCATGCATTAGGAGTGTTAGGTGACAGAGGCCTTGGCAGTGTCGATGCGTTTAATTTAACACAAGACGATTGTCCGGTATTGATGGGCACCTTTGGTAAAGCGGTGGGCACATCCGGAGCGTTTATTGCCGGTTCACATGAGTTGATTGATTATCTGGTCAATCACGCCAAACACTATATTTATTCTACCGCGATGAGCGCGGCCAATGCGCGGGCGACGTTGGCCAGTCTTGAGTTGATTGTAGCCGGTGAGCAGCGGACTCGTTTATTCGCTAATATCGCCCGTTTTCGTGACGGTGTGGCGCGTCACGGGTTACCTGTTTTGGCTTCCAATACTGCTATTCAGCCGTTTATTATCGGTTCTGCCGATGGCGTGTTACAGGCATCCGACTATCTTCGTTCATTGGGGGTGTGGGTCGGCGCCATTCGCTCGCCTACCGTACCTAAAGGCTCCGACCGCTTGCGTATTACCTTATCCGCGGTGCATTGTGATAAAGACATCGATGCGCTGATTGATGCCTTGTGTTTGCTAAGAGAGCAAGAATGGGGGTAG
- a CDS encoding methyltransferase domain-containing protein — MGVVNTSPTVDKMRVAEQFSRHASEYVKQAKVQHRIAVEGLARASKWFAGRGECVVDLGCGVGHNLDALSEYAEKVIGVDIATGMVANNVSSHLIVQSDFDELSLPNASVDFVFSSMALQWSNSPMRVLSHIHRILKPGGRAMCAIMVSPSFVRLHEAFTAAGLPGRINEFAASSAWHSELFSECQLDEQVFVDEFDDFRAMMGSIKEIGASTVISQADVSPIGRAQYEHIIDGLEGDYSLDYRVCFLSLVK; from the coding sequence ATGGGGGTAGTCAATACATCGCCCACGGTGGATAAAATGCGTGTGGCCGAACAGTTTTCACGCCATGCCTCAGAGTATGTTAAACAAGCAAAAGTTCAGCACCGCATTGCGGTTGAAGGCTTGGCTCGAGCATCAAAATGGTTTGCTGGCCGTGGTGAGTGTGTTGTCGACTTAGGGTGCGGGGTAGGGCACAACTTAGATGCGTTGAGTGAGTACGCTGAAAAAGTCATTGGGGTCGATATTGCCACTGGTATGGTGGCTAATAATGTCTCTTCGCATCTTATTGTACAAAGCGATTTTGACGAGTTGAGTTTACCAAATGCATCGGTCGATTTTGTATTTTCATCAATGGCCTTGCAATGGTCGAATTCTCCGATGCGAGTTTTGAGTCATATTCATCGCATTTTAAAGCCAGGTGGCCGAGCCATGTGTGCCATTATGGTGTCGCCAAGTTTTGTGCGGTTGCATGAGGCGTTTACCGCTGCGGGCTTACCAGGACGGATCAATGAATTTGCAGCGAGCTCAGCATGGCACAGTGAGTTATTCAGTGAGTGTCAGTTGGACGAGCAAGTGTTTGTTGATGAGTTTGACGATTTTCGTGCGATGATGGGCTCAATTAAAGAGATTGGGGCGAGTACCGTGATAAGTCAAGCCGATGTGTCTCCAATAGGTCGTGCTCAATATGAACACATTATCGATGGTTTAGAAGGTGATTACAGTCTGGATTATCGCGTGTGTTTTTTGTCTTTAGTTAAGTAG
- the bioD gene encoding dethiobiotin synthase: MRIMQAFFVTGTDTDVGKTVISAGLMLALTQHGHSVIGHKPISAGCELVIEDGEAGLHNEDALALMAQASVQLPYEWVNPIAFAQPIAPHIAADMAHQAIDTAVLDEALARLQQVDADVLLVEGAGGWALPIGNGKLLSEWVAKHQLPVVIVVALRLGCLNHALLTYQAVKASGCDVLGWVANDFCDQPFAQENIKTLKSMLDAPCLGVVGKVSRAEEVAAQLDVKALG; encoded by the coding sequence ATGAGAATTATGCAGGCGTTTTTTGTCACTGGCACGGATACGGATGTAGGCAAAACCGTCATCAGTGCGGGTCTTATGTTGGCGCTGACACAACATGGTCATTCTGTGATTGGACACAAGCCCATTTCGGCTGGGTGCGAGCTGGTTATTGAAGATGGGGAAGCCGGCTTACACAATGAAGATGCCTTGGCGTTGATGGCGCAAGCATCGGTTCAACTGCCCTATGAATGGGTCAATCCCATTGCGTTTGCACAGCCAATTGCCCCGCACATCGCAGCAGACATGGCGCATCAGGCAATCGATACAGCGGTATTGGATGAGGCGTTGGCGCGTTTACAGCAAGTCGATGCAGATGTTTTGTTGGTCGAAGGCGCGGGCGGTTGGGCGTTGCCCATTGGCAATGGCAAGCTGTTGTCTGAGTGGGTGGCCAAGCATCAATTACCCGTTGTGATCGTGGTAGCGTTGCGTCTGGGGTGTCTCAATCATGCGTTGTTAACCTATCAGGCGGTCAAAGCCAGTGGCTGTGACGTATTGGGTTGGGTGGCGAATGATTTTTGTGACCAGCCGTTTGCGCAAGAGAATATCAAAACACTCAAATCCATGTTGGATGCGCCGTGTTTGGGTGTGGTGGGTAAGGTGTCGAGAGCAGAAGAAGTCGCGGCGCAATTGGATGTGAAGGCTTTGGGTTAG
- a CDS encoding PIN domain-containing protein: MKILFDTNIVLDVLLERDEFVKNSSTLISFVEQGRLRGFLCATTVTTLDYLISKTYNRKHARSSIEKLLTIFELSSVDSKVIDLALHSELKDFEDAVQVYSGMCSKADGIVTRNPKDYKGIQLPVYEPLELIRICKSLKK; encoded by the coding sequence GTGAAAATCTTATTTGATACAAACATCGTGCTCGATGTCCTGCTTGAACGTGATGAATTTGTAAAAAACTCTTCGACATTAATAAGTTTTGTTGAGCAAGGACGTTTAAGAGGATTCTTGTGTGCAACAACTGTCACCACTTTAGATTACTTAATATCAAAAACTTACAATCGAAAACACGCTCGCTCAAGTATTGAAAAGTTACTTACAATTTTCGAACTATCATCTGTTGATTCTAAAGTCATAGACTTAGCACTACATTCAGAACTAAAGGACTTCGAAGATGCAGTTCAAGTATATTCGGGTATGTGCAGCAAAGCCGATGGTATTGTCACGCGAAACCCAAAGGACTATAAAGGTATTCAGCTCCCAGTATACGAGCCATTGGAGCTAATTAGAATTTGTAAAAGCTTAAAAAAGTAA
- a CDS encoding DUF6364 family protein, producing MQSKLTLRLEERLIDSAKRYAQHNGVSLSHVVANYFAAIQSEEEKQELAPITRSLVGSSKKVKLTVDDYKKHLESKYL from the coding sequence ATGCAGTCCAAGCTAACATTAAGATTAGAAGAACGACTTATTGATTCTGCAAAAAGGTATGCTCAGCATAATGGTGTCTCACTTTCGCATGTGGTTGCTAATTACTTTGCAGCAATTCAAAGCGAAGAAGAAAAGCAAGAACTCGCACCAATTACACGCTCTCTTGTTGGTTCTTCTAAAAAAGTGAAACTGACAGTTGATGACTACAAAAAACACCTTGAAAGCAAATATTTGTGA
- the pepE gene encoding dipeptidase PepE, translating into MHVLMLSSSRAHNSEYLAPNRDLIDRHLGDRKRLLFVPFAGVSISYDDYTAMVQQALPEYQVVGIHTFSDPIQAVKDAEAILVGGGNTFHLLYQLQTQGLIAPIQEAVKTGTPYIGWSAGSNICGATIRTTNDMPIIEPPSFNALGFVPFQLNPHYTDEHPKDFHGETRDQRLMEFSLLHPHIPIIGIREGSALILHGESLELADIEDGIQFLNAEKTVVSKGSDLSHLYL; encoded by the coding sequence ATGCACGTACTAATGCTTTCTAGCTCCCGCGCTCATAATTCAGAATACCTAGCCCCAAATCGTGATCTCATTGACCGTCACCTTGGGGATCGCAAACGGCTCTTATTCGTTCCCTTTGCCGGGGTCAGCATCTCTTATGACGACTACACGGCGATGGTACAACAAGCACTGCCCGAGTATCAGGTTGTCGGGATCCATACCTTCAGCGACCCAATTCAAGCTGTTAAAGACGCTGAAGCCATACTGGTTGGTGGCGGCAATACGTTTCATCTGTTGTATCAGTTACAAACCCAAGGCTTAATAGCGCCCATTCAAGAAGCGGTCAAAACCGGTACGCCATACATTGGTTGGAGCGCAGGCTCCAATATCTGCGGTGCCACCATTCGCACCACCAATGACATGCCGATCATCGAACCACCCTCATTCAACGCCCTGGGTTTTGTCCCATTCCAACTCAACCCGCATTATACCGATGAGCATCCAAAGGATTTTCACGGTGAAACGCGTGACCAACGGCTCATGGAGTTTAGTTTGTTGCATCCGCACATTCCCATCATTGGCATACGCGAAGGCAGTGCGTTGATATTGCATGGAGAATCATTGGAATTGGCTGATATTGAAGATGGGATTCAGTTTTTGAACGCTGAGAAAACGGTTGTGTCTAAAGGAAGTGACTTGAGTCATCTTTATCTTTAA
- a CDS encoding type II toxin-antitoxin system PemK/MazF family toxin, which translates to MKRPTVIYEQFDVVVVPFPFTDKSASKRRPALVLNNDILSKSGKYVLAMITSSKQFPWPLDIHIKDLDSTGLAHPSIVRMKIFTLDAELILRRAGRLSEIDRARTKQAINALFQSGCPTQSTNV; encoded by the coding sequence ATGAAGAGGCCTACCGTGATTTATGAACAATTTGATGTCGTAGTGGTTCCGTTTCCATTTACCGATAAATCTGCCTCTAAAAGACGCCCTGCTTTGGTTCTAAACAATGATATATTGTCTAAAAGCGGAAAATATGTGTTGGCAATGATCACTAGTTCAAAGCAATTTCCCTGGCCATTGGATATCCACATCAAGGACTTGGACTCTACTGGATTAGCACATCCTTCTATCGTGCGAATGAAAATATTTACTTTAGATGCTGAGCTAATCCTACGAAGGGCCGGCCGTCTCTCTGAGATTGATCGTGCACGTACTAAGCAGGCCATAAATGCATTATTTCAGAGTGGCTGCCCCACCCAAAGTACCAACGTTTGA
- a CDS encoding AbrB/MazE/SpoVT family DNA-binding domain-containing protein: MKSSLSRLTQKYQATIPQAVREELGLHAGDQVVFEQQSGHITLRKAQPIDLAFTHAVQETMTEWNSLDDEEAYRDL; encoded by the coding sequence ATGAAAAGCAGTCTAAGTCGGTTAACACAAAAGTATCAGGCAACTATCCCTCAAGCCGTGAGAGAGGAGCTCGGCTTACATGCGGGTGATCAAGTCGTTTTCGAACAACAATCTGGGCACATTACATTACGTAAGGCACAACCAATCGACCTTGCATTTACCCATGCTGTGCAAGAAACGATGACAGAGTGGAACTCGCTAGACGATGAAGAGGCCTACCGTGATTTATGA
- a CDS encoding sigma-54-dependent Fis family transcriptional regulator, with product MNIHIIQAMINAIEKPAVFIDEQYTIRAANDAYTARQPLLVDIDESKCHKVSHHSDVPCDQNGESCPLAQCRETQRPANVIHVHETPNGKRYCDIVMKPIYDDEAQLLGYIEIITDVPYASVASKANTLLGQSTAFKNMLHKINRAATADIAVLLQGETGTGKELVAQALHTSSQRSQSPFVIIECAGLNDNLFESELFGHEKGAFTGANFKKRGLVESAQGGTIFFDEIGDVPLNMQVKLLRLLETKRYRSVGGLIEKQADFRLVCATHKDLAQMVKDGEFRQDLYYRIAGFPIHLPSLRERKSDIAMLIEHFLQSSNLSVDSVTKQFHPDALALLLKYPFPGNIRELRSIVEQSALLALEDEITADDLPEHIRQYEPSPDVNEQSSCVQSVDLSMTGSNGFALTTLADAEADYLRQCIAHFEGHIDELAQQLGISRRTLYRKLQQHNISPH from the coding sequence ATGAACATTCACATTATTCAAGCCATGATCAATGCGATCGAAAAACCCGCAGTGTTTATCGATGAGCAATACACGATTCGTGCGGCGAACGATGCGTATACCGCACGCCAGCCTTTGCTCGTCGATATCGATGAGAGCAAATGCCACAAAGTATCGCATCACTCTGATGTACCTTGTGATCAAAATGGTGAATCCTGTCCTCTGGCACAATGTCGAGAAACACAGCGACCTGCGAATGTCATTCATGTTCATGAAACGCCAAATGGCAAGCGCTACTGCGACATCGTCATGAAACCCATTTATGACGACGAAGCACAACTACTAGGCTACATCGAAATCATTACCGATGTGCCCTACGCGTCTGTCGCGAGTAAAGCCAATACGCTGTTGGGTCAATCAACAGCATTCAAAAACATGCTGCATAAAATTAACCGTGCAGCCACTGCCGACATTGCCGTGTTGTTACAAGGAGAAACTGGTACGGGTAAAGAGCTCGTGGCACAGGCGTTGCACACCTCAAGCCAGCGCAGTCAATCGCCATTTGTGATCATTGAATGCGCAGGCCTTAATGATAATTTGTTTGAGTCCGAGTTATTTGGCCATGAAAAAGGCGCGTTTACGGGTGCCAATTTCAAAAAGCGAGGGTTGGTCGAGAGTGCCCAAGGCGGCACGATATTTTTTGATGAAATCGGCGATGTGCCCTTAAACATGCAAGTCAAACTACTGCGACTGCTTGAAACCAAACGCTATCGTTCCGTTGGTGGTTTAATCGAAAAACAAGCAGATTTTAGACTGGTGTGCGCGACCCACAAAGATCTCGCTCAGATGGTCAAAGATGGGGAGTTTCGACAGGACCTATACTACCGTATTGCCGGCTTCCCGATCCATCTACCCAGTTTGCGCGAACGCAAGAGTGATATTGCTATGTTAATTGAGCACTTTTTACAATCGTCCAACCTTTCTGTGGACTCGGTAACAAAACAATTTCATCCGGATGCCTTAGCCTTATTATTGAAGTACCCTTTTCCCGGGAATATCCGCGAACTGCGCTCCATTGTTGAGCAATCCGCTTTACTGGCACTGGAAGACGAGATCACAGCAGATGATTTGCCAGAACACATTCGCCAGTATGAGCCCTCCCCTGACGTAAACGAGCAAAGCTCTTGCGTACAAAGTGTTGATCTGTCAATGACCGGCAGTAACGGCTTTGCACTGACAACATTAGCTGATGCTGAAGCAGACTATCTACGGCAATGCATCGCACATTTTGAGGGTCACATCGACGAGTTAGCCCAGCAACTAGGGATATCTAGACGCACCTTGTACCGCAAGTTGCAACAGCATAATATCTCGCCACACTAG
- a CDS encoding cytochrome ubiquinol oxidase subunit I, whose protein sequence is MNETVIELSRFQFALTAMFHFIFVPLTLGLSFLLAIMESVYVMTGKEIYKQMTKFWGKLFGINFAIGVATGLTMEFEFGMNWSYYSHYVGDIFGAPLAIEGLMAFFLESTFVGMFFFGWERMSKVKHLMATWLVALGSNFSALWILIANGWMQYPVGAEFNIDTMRMEMVNFAEVIFNPVAQVKFVHTVSAGYVTGAIFVLAISSWYLLNHREIAFARRSFAIAAAFGLASTLSVILLGDESGYELGDVQQVKLAAIEAEYTTHPAPAPFTVIGVPNDDTQHVDYAVRIPYVMGIIATRSLDEEVPGLDQHRIEHRERIITGGQALTMLERIKNGTATQAETLFFDTHKDDIGYGMLLQPFTKDLANPSEEALDKAVDYSIPSVAPLFYSFRIMVACGFAMLVLFAIAFYYTAKKSIPTPRWVYKAAFYSLPLPWIASEAGWFVAEYGRQPWTIAEVLPVHVAASNLSVGDVVFTLIAFTLFYTAFFFLGFYLMKKYIVKGPTQYFAEADALQSQDADLTLSKGAQA, encoded by the coding sequence ATGAACGAAACGGTCATCGAGTTATCGAGATTTCAGTTTGCCTTAACGGCCATGTTCCACTTTATTTTTGTCCCGTTGACCCTTGGGTTGTCGTTTTTATTAGCGATCATGGAATCTGTTTATGTCATGACCGGCAAAGAGATCTACAAACAAATGACCAAATTCTGGGGCAAGTTGTTCGGGATTAATTTTGCCATAGGTGTGGCCACAGGTTTGACCATGGAATTTGAGTTTGGCATGAACTGGTCTTATTACTCGCATTATGTGGGAGATATCTTTGGTGCTCCTTTGGCGATTGAGGGATTGATGGCGTTTTTCCTAGAATCGACCTTCGTCGGCATGTTTTTCTTTGGTTGGGAGCGCATGTCCAAAGTCAAACACTTGATGGCAACTTGGCTGGTGGCATTGGGCTCAAATTTTTCTGCCTTGTGGATCTTAATTGCCAACGGCTGGATGCAGTATCCAGTCGGTGCTGAATTTAATATTGATACCATGCGTATGGAAATGGTGAATTTTGCTGAGGTAATATTTAATCCAGTGGCTCAAGTCAAATTTGTGCATACGGTCTCTGCAGGGTATGTTACTGGAGCCATTTTTGTTCTCGCCATCAGCTCATGGTATTTGCTCAATCATCGTGAAATCGCCTTTGCCCGTCGCTCGTTTGCGATTGCCGCCGCATTTGGTTTAGCTTCTACCTTGTCGGTCATTCTGTTAGGGGATGAATCAGGCTATGAGCTTGGCGATGTACAACAAGTCAAATTGGCCGCGATTGAAGCGGAATATACTACGCATCCGGCACCTGCGCCATTTACGGTGATTGGTGTGCCAAACGATGACACACAACATGTCGATTATGCTGTGCGAATCCCGTATGTGATGGGGATCATTGCGACCCGTTCCCTTGATGAAGAGGTTCCAGGGTTAGATCAACATCGCATCGAACATCGTGAGCGCATCATTACTGGTGGTCAGGCACTGACGATGCTGGAACGAATCAAAAACGGGACGGCGACGCAAGCCGAAACGCTCTTTTTTGATACTCATAAAGATGACATTGGGTATGGCATGTTGTTGCAGCCATTTACCAAAGATTTAGCGAACCCATCTGAGGAGGCGTTAGACAAAGCGGTGGATTACTCGATCCCGTCTGTTGCGCCATTATTTTACTCATTCCGCATTATGGTAGCTTGCGGCTTCGCGATGCTTGTTTTATTTGCTATTGCCTTTTACTACACTGCCAAAAAATCCATACCTACCCCACGGTGGGTCTATAAAGCTGCGTTTTATTCACTGCCACTGCCTTGGATTGCTTCGGAAGCGGGATGGTTTGTAGCTGAGTATGGGCGTCAACCTTGGACCATTGCCGAAGTATTACCCGTTCACGTAGCAGCCTCAAACCTGTCAGTAGGCGATGTGGTCTTTACCTTAATTGCTTTTACGTTGTTTTACACGGCGTTTTTCTTCTTGGGTTTTTATTTGATGAAAAAATACATCGTCAAAGGCCCCACTCAATATTTTGCCGAAGCCGATGCTTTGCAATCCCAAGACGCTGATTTAACTTTGTCTAAAGGAGCTCAAGCATGA
- the cydB gene encoding cytochrome d ubiquinol oxidase subunit II: MIDYETLRVIWWALVGVLLIGFVITDGFDLGVGALLTIIGRTDRERRIMINTVGPHWDGNQVWFITAGGALFAAFPMIYATAFSGFYIALFLVLAALWMRPIGFDYRGKFAKESTRNIFDWMLFAGGLVPSLVFGVAFGNLLLGVPFTLDETLKATYTGTFWQLLNPFALLVGLISLGMLLTHGAAWLQLKTDGFIRARAQKTAFYLGIVTVALFIIAGVCVAWFIEGYVVTSELATDGQSNPLLKTVGTEVGAWMDNYGHYPLFALAPLMAIVSGLSCSLFSALGQAGKAFVASALHMTGIILTAGFSMFPFLLPSSVQPAASLTMWDATASELTLKIMFFVACVFVPIVLGYTAYCFYVMRGRIKDSDLDKSHAIY, translated from the coding sequence ATGATTGATTATGAAACGTTAAGAGTCATTTGGTGGGCCCTGGTCGGTGTATTACTGATCGGGTTTGTGATAACCGATGGCTTTGATTTGGGTGTGGGGGCGTTGCTCACCATCATTGGCCGTACCGATCGCGAACGCCGCATCATGATCAATACTGTGGGTCCGCATTGGGATGGTAATCAAGTTTGGTTTATCACGGCTGGCGGTGCCTTATTTGCAGCGTTTCCCATGATTTACGCGACGGCGTTCTCTGGCTTCTATATCGCATTGTTTTTGGTGCTGGCGGCACTGTGGATGCGCCCGATAGGCTTTGATTATCGCGGTAAATTCGCTAAAGAAAGCACGCGCAATATTTTTGATTGGATGTTGTTTGCAGGAGGTTTAGTGCCTTCGTTGGTGTTTGGGGTCGCGTTTGGGAACTTGTTGTTAGGGGTTCCCTTTACCCTGGATGAGACCTTAAAAGCGACTTATACGGGGACCTTTTGGCAGTTGCTGAATCCGTTCGCTTTGTTGGTTGGGCTTATTTCATTGGGCATGTTACTGACCCATGGTGCAGCATGGTTACAGCTTAAAACCGACGGTTTTATTCGTGCCCGCGCACAAAAAACGGCTTTTTATCTCGGCATTGTCACCGTCGCGTTGTTCATCATTGCGGGTGTGTGTGTTGCCTGGTTTATTGAAGGGTATGTCGTCACCTCTGAGCTGGCAACCGATGGGCAATCTAATCCGTTACTCAAAACGGTTGGCACAGAAGTCGGCGCGTGGATGGATAATTATGGCCACTATCCGTTGTTTGCCCTGGCACCGCTTATGGCCATTGTCAGCGGATTGTCTTGTAGTCTGTTCTCTGCTTTAGGACAGGCTGGAAAAGCATTTGTGGCCAGTGCGTTGCATATGACTGGCATTATTTTGACGGCGGGCTTTTCGATGTTCCCTTTCTTGTTGCCAAGCTCAGTACAGCCTGCAGCGAGTTTGACCATGTGGGACGCCACTGCGTCAGAATTGACGCTCAAAATCATGTTTTTTGTTGCCTGTGTGTTTGTGCCTATAGTGCTAGGTTACACCGCTTATTGCTTCTACGTCATGCGCGGTCGTATTAAAGATAGCGATTTGGATAAGTCACATGCCATTTATTAG
- the cydX gene encoding cytochrome bd-I oxidase subunit CydX: MWYFAWILGVLLACAFGIINAMWLEANEDLDKE, from the coding sequence ATGTGGTATTTTGCTTGGATCTTGGGTGTCTTGCTGGCCTGTGCTTTTGGCATCATCAATGCGATGTGGTTAGAGGCCAACGAAGATTTGGATAAGGAATAA
- a CDS encoding ATP-binding cassette domain-containing protein has translation MKLARWFATLPNISPWPFWLSVGCKVALFVLMLVAFWCFAQVIDAFLVNLQPPPKMMLLALMGVLSSVFLVKGAFIYIQHCSKRVLENTLQKQLLERFQQEQHALLRRRSSFYWQSLWLTHIPALRDWRYDYQVQQWVAVLTPIVIVAVVLPVNYVVGLTLVLAMPLVPFFMYLVGWGAANAQRKQFVALSRLGGLFVDRLKKLPIIASYNGFTQQYSLLLRASEQFNRRTMKVVALAFLSNTVLDFFSTIAMALVAVFIGFRLLGEITLGPDIEFAQGLWLLLSAPLVFNELKLLGQFYHQKAHAETAYSELQALLPMTLKPSDEAKFNGIRWDAFHIPVIDLKANHLALQVGECIKVSGRSGAGKTIFLEALLGHQSASHQLGTDCVMLTQSPVILPSSIRDNLCLGHDYDQTAMHNVLTQVGLMEWVNALPEGINTVMGQYPRLSGGQAQRLALARLLLHPASVWLLDEPTAHLPQAQHEAISTLIKQLSLGKTVLWSSHKELPGEWFNQTWHIESGSVMVHTQMEVEHG, from the coding sequence TTGAAATTAGCGCGATGGTTCGCCACTTTACCCAATATTAGCCCTTGGCCTTTCTGGTTGAGTGTTGGGTGTAAAGTGGCGCTTTTTGTTTTGATGCTGGTCGCCTTTTGGTGTTTTGCACAGGTCATTGATGCCTTTTTGGTGAACTTACAACCGCCACCCAAAATGATGCTGTTAGCTCTTATGGGGGTGCTGTCCAGTGTATTTTTGGTCAAAGGCGCGTTTATTTATATCCAGCATTGCAGTAAACGAGTGCTTGAGAATACCCTGCAAAAACAGCTACTTGAGCGGTTTCAACAAGAGCAACACGCCTTGTTGCGCCGTCGTTCTAGTTTTTATTGGCAAAGCTTATGGTTGACCCATATTCCTGCTTTACGTGATTGGCGCTATGATTATCAAGTGCAGCAATGGGTGGCTGTGTTAACGCCCATCGTCATTGTTGCTGTGGTATTACCCGTGAATTATGTAGTGGGTTTGACCCTAGTGTTGGCCATGCCATTGGTACCATTTTTTATGTACTTGGTAGGGTGGGGAGCGGCCAATGCTCAGCGCAAACAGTTTGTCGCATTATCTCGACTCGGTGGTTTGTTTGTGGATCGGTTAAAAAAACTACCGATCATTGCCAGTTATAACGGTTTTACCCAACAATACTCGCTGTTGCTTCGAGCCAGTGAGCAATTTAATCGACGCACGATGAAAGTGGTGGCATTGGCATTTTTATCCAATACCGTATTAGACTTTTTCTCTACCATTGCCATGGCATTAGTGGCGGTGTTTATTGGTTTTCGTTTGCTTGGCGAAATCACACTCGGTCCTGATATCGAATTTGCTCAAGGATTATGGCTACTGCTCAGTGCCCCTTTGGTGTTTAATGAGCTCAAATTACTGGGGCAGTTTTATCATCAAAAAGCCCACGCAGAGACTGCCTATTCAGAGTTGCAAGCACTGTTGCCGATGACTTTAAAGCCATCAGATGAGGCCAAGTTTAATGGCATCAGGTGGGATGCTTTTCACATACCGGTCATTGACTTAAAGGCAAACCATTTGGCTTTGCAGGTGGGTGAATGTATTAAAGTATCTGGGCGTTCTGGGGCCGGCAAAACGATCTTTTTGGAAGCATTGTTGGGGCACCAATCGGCCTCACATCAACTAGGAACTGATTGCGTCATGCTCACGCAATCTCCTGTGATTTTACCCTCTAGTATTCGCGATAATCTGTGTTTGGGGCATGATTATGACCAAACGGCCATGCACAACGTCCTGACTCAAGTAGGGTTGATGGAGTGGGTGAACGCATTGCCTGAAGGGATTAATACGGTTATGGGGCAGTATCCTCGACTTTCTGGTGGACAAGCGCAGCGCTTAGCACTCGCTCGGCTGTTGTTGCACCCAGCAAGTGTGTGGTTGCTAGATGAGCCAACGGCGCATTTACCACAAGCACAACACGAAGCGATTTCCACTTTAATCAAACAGTTAAGCCTAGGCAAAACCGTTTTGTGGTCAAGTCATAAAGAATTGCCGGGTGAATGGTTTAATCAAACATGGCACATCGAATCTGGATCCGTCATGGTGCACACCCAGATGGAGGTCGAACATGGCTAA